In Thermothelomyces thermophilus ATCC 42464 chromosome 5, complete sequence, the sequence CACTCCCGCAGCCGCAACTTCCGTTCCGCCTGGAAAGCCGAGGAAGCCGACTCCGTAGTTGAGCGTCACGGCCATGATAGCCATGTCTTGTGCCAGGCTCTCCTGCACTATCCAGGAGAAACTAGAGTTTAGATCAGCTCCAAAACCACTGTGAACAAATGTTAGTCAAGAACGTCCCCGGTGTTCCGCCTCATCAACCTGAAACAGCccgaaaaggggggggaggacgACAATAACACTGGCGGTAACGTACTCGGCAATATCTCCGCCGTAGAACCACACAGCCACCGGGAGCTTCTCATCCTTCCTCTTGAGCGTGGCTTGCGACGGCCGGATGGTGTTGAGGTTTCGGCAATCTTCCGATATTCCGGTCACGTTGGCATTACGGATGCTCTGCGGCGAGGCCGGGCAGGGGCAGATGTTTCCAAGCCACTCTGCTGATCGTGTGACTTCCCACGACTCGTTATAAGGTGACGGATTTTCCAGTCGCCCGGCTTTGGGGAAGGGGATCCCCAAGAAAAGGTCCTGGGAAAATTCGGCAAGGTAGCGGCCAACGTAGGTTCCGTTGCGTGTGGTGGCTACGGGTGCGCCCTGGCAAGATGCAAAGGAGTTGTTGCATTGGGGCCAAATTGACACTCCTCCCCGTCTCTTTTGCAGACGCGTAGCAAATGCAAACTCTGGAACTGTTGAATCCAGCAATTTCTCaggtcaaaaaaaaaaaaaaaaaaaaaaaaaaaaaaaaaaaaaaaaactgagACTCAGCACACGCAGGACCCTTATGCATATCGGCTAAATCCTTCCCTCCCGGAGCCTTTGATGAAGCATGTCACAGCAACTCGGCTCGGTAGGAAGAGAGGCTGAAAGCTGAGTCTGAGAGTCGAGCGATCCCAGCCCCTACATAATATTCAATTGAATGTTCGTTAAACCCAAGGTATCCAGACAGCTATCCGTTTTGAGGTTGCAAAGAAGTGGATGAATTGTATGTGGACTGTTTCAAAGAGATATGAGCACACCTGAAGCCAACACGACCAATAGCCCTCGAGTCCGATCATTTGtagaatttttttttttttgggcgATCTGCACTGAGTACAAGTATTTCTTACTCCCACAGGGTTGGCGTAGCTATTTCGTTATCGTAGACTGGTTAATTATCCGTACTTTGGCGAAATGAAGATGGCGGAGATAATTAATAAGGCAATTGATGGCAACTTCGCTAGACCTGTAGTGTAGAGTCAACGCAGCTCATGCCATAGCCGGTTGCAGTCATCCATACAATCCGTATATTCCAACCATGTCTTTCTCCGCATATGAGCCTTGCAAGTCTCACCGCTCAGTGCTCAGTGGCCTTGGTCACGGAGAGCAGGTAAGACAATCACGTGTTTTTACGCGGTCAGGCGCAAACTGCGAGTCGGAACGCATGATGCCAGTGCAGAATGGTTCGGCAACCAGACAAGGTCGTCGTATTTCTTGTTGAGGGTTAGTCACTGTTACTCGTTTTTCCTTCTCGTTTCCGTTTTCGGATTCGACCGGGCGATTGTGCTTCCGCAGCTGCACAGGCAGGTTTGCCAGTTCTCCCCCTCTCGCCCCCCCACTTTTTTAAGGATAACCACCGATAACTCCGATTGATATTGCCCAGGCACAGCGCGGAAAGCCGGACAACTCAGGGGCTCCTGCCTGTTCGAGCGGCTGATGACTCAGCTGTGCCAAGGCGCTAAAACTTTGTGGCGCGACCTTGGAAGGAACGGAAACTCACAGATCCGCAACTGGCCTGACCGGACAGATCCGACGAACCAGTCGCGCCACAGCGCTGGGCCGCTTTGCCAGCTGCAATTTTATCCGAGTGGGGACAAATAAACCGAGGTGGAGATTATTTCCCGCATTCAAAGTGAAATCGACGCTGGATGGCTAACTCAAAACTCAACGCCATCAATCTCGCGCTGCGCTGCGAATGAGTTTGGACGGGTGAGTGAAGTTCaaaccaccacctcctccgaCGCCATGGACGCCGCCCTCGAGTTTCTCGACCCGCTGGTCTTTGACCAGATGTATGCCTACCTTGTCCCCGCCAGGACGTCCTCCGTCAACAACGGGTCGGCGCACGGCGCGCTGGACTACAGCGGCTTCGCCTCCGGCTTGTCCGATGCATCCGCCAGCCACGGCTCCGCATGGGCGCGCGACAACATCGTGCGCCAGTGCATCTCCATTCTCATCATCACCCAGATTGGCGCCACCGCGCTCTACTGGATCTTCAGCGCGCTGTCGTACTACTTGGTCTTCGACAGGAGGCTGGAGTACCATCCGCGCTTTCTCAAAAACCAGATTCGCCAAGAGATCATCTCGTCCATGAGCGCCGTGCCATTTATCAACATCCTCACGCTGCCCTGGTTCCTCGGCGAGGTGCGCGGCTACAGTCTCCTGTATGACAAGGTCAGCGACTATGGCTGGTCGTGGATGTTCATCTCGACGGTGCTGTTCATGATCTGGAACGATTTCACGATATACTGGATTCACCGCCTCGAGCATCACCCCCGGGTCTACAAGTACATCCACAAGCCGCATCACAAGTGGATCAGTAAGTAGTGCTTCTGGAAAATGGCTGTCAGTTCAAATTTCATTTTGATGTTTGTTCTAACGACAAAAATTGCAGTCCCGACGCCCTGGGCCGCCCTTGCCTTCCACCCACTGGACGGCTACGTCCAGTCGCTGCCCTACCAGTAAGTTCCTCCCGCGCTGCGAAGGCACTGCTCGCTCATGAGCAACCCTCCGctgactttttttttttaaaaaaaaaaagtgtcTTTGTTTTTATCTGCCCCGTCCAGAAGTACCTCTACATGGTTCTCTTCGGGCTGGTGCAGATCTGGACCATTCTGATCCACGACGGCGACATGATCTCGGGCCACTGGCTCGAGAAGTACATCAACAGCCCTGCCCACCACACGCTGCATCACATGTACTTCACCGTCAACTACGGCCAGTACTTCACCTGGGCCGACAGCTACTTCAACTCGCACCGCCCGCCTCAGCCTGAGCTCGACCCACTGCACGAGGCCCTGCGCGTCATGCGCGAGAAGGGGCTCGTCGACGAGAAGGGTGAGCCGATCCCAAAGAATGGCAAGGGGGCCAAGGGGGCCAAAGGCGCCAAGGATGAGTAACGGAGCGGCGCAGCGTTGACGGAGCGAGTATGGCTGGTACGACAACGCGATAAGAACTTGATGGGTAGAACTTGGAAGAGTTATGGTAAGACCCGGCGGTTCGATTTTCTCTATGCGGGAGAACCTCCCGGCGCATGTGTTAGAATATTGGGAGGACGCACTGTTTATGGCGCTATGAGCACCTGTGGGCCTTGGacataggtatatatatgcctGCTCGAAGACTCAGTTCTGAGTTTCCAAAAGAGCATCGTTAGACCGCTTGCCGCGCGCAGCACGCTTGGTGGTCTTTTAATGTATAGACTTTTAATTCAGATGAAGTCCGTTATGACAGCTTTCACGAACCCTCGGAAATCCTTAATTAATTATCCGCTAATACGGGTTTGGAAGGTCATTGGAGATGAGTCGAGTGTGCTTCTTGTTCGGCAACGCCGGGCGAGAGTGAGGAGGAGAGAAAGAATTCAAGGCGAGTGAGCAACCCTGAAATATCATGGACTCGGCGTAATCTGATCATGAAACGCTCTGGTTTCCAGTCTGAGAATATACGAATGTGAATACATTACACACGATATGCATCCTGCTCCTACAAACCCACCCTCCATCACCAGGCTTGGCGGGGCAGTGGGATTGGTGGTTCTTCCAGCAGCTAAAAGCAACGTAAGGGGCGTAGTAAGCACAACTAGTCGAATCTGGGTCAAACCACCTCGGACTGCTACCATCCGTGTTACGAAAGCTGGTATTCCCGGGCATGCCGgatggttttttttttctctttatTTCCGTCTACCAAGTTCAGCGAGCAGCCACAGAGCAAAAAAAGCCAAGCAGCACGCAATGACTGACTACCTTACCCACGCTATGTCAGATCGTAGGATAAGTCCAAGAACAGGGGGGGAGCCGAAGGGGAACCATGTGCTCTCCATTACAAAAGTTCTCCCCTcaaccccccttccccccccctccccccccccccccgggtgATTGGCAGCCGGACCGCCCCGACGGGGGGTTTCCGCATGGGGTAGGGCGGAGATGGTGGTAGCCTATAACCTTGGCTGACCCCTCTGCAACCTGCAACTCAGCCTGATATCCCGTAATAAACCGGGCATGCCCCAAGCATGCGGATCGAGCTCTGCAAGGCGCGTGGGCGGCTTCCCGGATCCAACAAAGCAGGACGGATCCTCGTCGATTATTTACAGTAATCTGGGGTTGTATCCGGGGTGTCGGCTACGCACGAAGGACTCTCCCTCAGCAGCAGGGCATTGCTGTGTAAGACCGGCCGTGCAAGGGGTGTCGGAGAGGGTGCACTCATGGAGTATAAAACCGAAGACGGAGGCCACAAGGGCGGGGAAGGTGAACTCCGGTCGTGTTCTTTGCCTCCGTCGGTCCTGTTCCCTACGACGAGAAGATGAAGTTCTCATATCCCCTGCTAGCAGCCATGGCGGCCGAAGCGTCCGTGATCGGCAGAGAACGTCACGTCCCGCCGCCTGGCGAGGATGGGCGCTACACCATATCTGCGGAGGGTATCAAGGCGCAGGTATGTAGTATGTACGCCAGCGGCAAGGTCCAAGGGCGCAGAAGAGAAATGAATAGTTCACGtggtttttttctttctttctttctttttcttttcttttcttttttttttttttgctgaCCACCGCAGTTCATCCCGTACGGCGCCACCCTGACCAACTTGTTCGTCAAGGACAAGAACGGCGAGGACATTGACGTGGTGCTCGGCTACGACGATGTCAACTATTACCGTAAGTTGGCCCGCTGACCAAGAGAGCTTGATTGTGGGAAATGGAACGACGACTTAAATACCGAGCGCACACAGCCGAGGACCCCGGCCATCCGGTGTACAACGCCATTCCCGGCCGGTACGCCAACCGGATCGGCAACGGGAAGTACACTCTCGACGGGAAGACGTACTTCACCGAGAAGAACGACGGCAACAACACGCTGCACAGCGGCACCAACAACTGGTCGTACCGCGTGTGGGACGTGACCGATCTCAAGGAGGACTCCATCACCTTCTCGATCCTGGACAAGGCCAATTCGTCCCAGGGCTTCCCGGGCGACGTTAAAGCGTCCGTCACGTACTCGGTCAAGGGTTCGACCTGGAACATCAAGATGAAGGCCGAGGCTCTGAACCACAAGACCCGTATGTGTTTCCCTTTAACTATTTACTTCCACAacattcttttttttttctacaATATTTTCCTTTTCACTCTTTgttcttttctttccctcGTTTGTTTCATTATCTTCCCTGCGCCTAGATGACGGCTGACATGCATAATTAAccgctccccccccccccccagccCTCCTGCTCACTCAGCACACCTACTTCAACCTGGACGCCTACCACAACCCAGACACGGCCAAGATCTGGGACCACGGGCTGTACCTGCCGTACTCGAAGCGGTACCTCGAGGGCGACCAGGGGGCGCTGCCGACGGGCAAGATCCTGACTGCGGAGCCCGGGTCGATCAACGACTTCGCGTCGTCGGCGGACCTGACGGTCGGGCACGCGCGGGACCAGCCCGGGTTCGAGGGCAACTGCGGGGCCGACGGCGCCTGCGAGGGCTACAACGGCTACTTCCTGATCGAGGACAAGCCGtccgccgacgccgtcgtCCTCCGCCTGTCGAGCGCCTTCTCGGGCGTCACCGCCGACCTGCGCACCGACCAGCCCGGCGTCGTCCTCTACTCGTGCAACTGGATGGACGGCTCCGCCGACCTCAAGAGCACCCAGGGCATCAAGGGCGTCAACGAGAAGGTCATCAGGAGCAGCTGCATCGCCATCGAAGCCCAGGACTACCCGGATGGCATCAACCAGTGAGTTTTCCCTTtcatccccccccccttcccccctttcGTTTTGCTGCCGGTTTTTTTATGATACTGATGACTGACGATaattcctttttttttcactGCAGTCCTGAATGGGGACGTACCGAAGCGCAGATCTGGGGCCCGGGTGAGACGTACACGTGGGAGAGCTCGTGGACCTTTGGGTTGCTCGAAGCCTGATCTGAGTGATGAAGTTTTTGTTTGGCGAGGAACTCGAAGTTCTCCAATGAGTGCTACGCAGGGGAGAAAGTGAAAATGGGACAAATGAGGCAAACCAAACGAAATGCCACAgtggtacatacatacatacatacaagctCTCAGTGTTTGCCGGGTGGCCCCGTGCTCAAGTTCTAAAAAACTGCCCTCCCCAATTGCCCGTGAATCTTTCTCAATCCCGGTGCCTCCCATGGCCTTATTAATTAATCCTCGCACCGTCGCAGTAGCAGCGAGGCTGGTATTTTGTGGATTGACTAATTACATCGACATCGCCGAGCCCTTAATTACGAATTTGCAGGCCTTGGAAATCTGACTAGTCTCGATCTTTCAAGTAATTATGAGTAGACCGATCGTATTATGTCTTGCGGATGAGATGGCCTAGACCTTTTTCTCAGACAAGCCGGAGGAGGCTTTCCCACAGAGTGAGCAACTGGCCCGCCACAGCCCTCACGGAAGCTTTGGCTCTTGAAAATCTCAACTAAGTCTATCTCGCTTCCACTCTGAGCCTAATGAACCATACCATAACCTCATTGCGTCCCAGGTTTCTCGACGCGATGGACTGCTGATAAGCTCGACAGGTGCGTCGCCCAAAAGGAGTGAATGTATTAGCATAAATTCATTGTACTAGTAAATTGTCGCCTAAATTATGTATCTGCAATGCAGTGGTGCTAATATCGAGTGATCGGTGCAGTGATTGACGACATCGAACGGCAGTCGAAGGCTGAGGCCGAAACGCCAGGGGATGCAGTTGTCGAAGCTAGCAAGGTACAAGAAACAAGGTTCGAACGAGGTGAAAGCATTCAAAGATGCCACCGCCGGAATGATCAGTAAAGCAAGTGGCGATTAGAAGAACCAGAAAATAACCAACAACAAGAAGCAGAAAGACCAGAAACTTACAATAATTCAGTTTCGAAGCAATAGTCAGAGGAGGAGGTTAAAACAATCACCAACTGAATTTGAGATCGTCAAACATCTCCTGCAGATCAAACAAGGTCATTCGCCTTCTAGAAGGTCTTATATGCCCTGGCCTTCGCAGGTCAAGACGGTTCAGAGTCCCTGGCCAATTACAGCTAGGTAGGCTTACCGGAAACTCGGAGAAGAGGACTGACTGGTGCtggggagaagggggaggTGGCGGGGGGATGGGGGTTTAGCATGCCTGAACCAAGATCAGGCTGTGGGAGAGGCAGCCTCAAGAGCCCGCGGCGTATGAGAATAAATGTCCTGTCACTACCTAGGCACCACCTGGTTTGCTAGCAATGACAGCTGTCCGGGTGTTGTTGGGCTGTCCTCAATAGGTAATTAAAGGGATAACCATTCAGCTTAACTGTATTACGGCTAATCGGAGTGTCAGACAACATCTGACGTAGATGGATACATTAATTACCCATCTCCCCACCGGACCGAAACACGCTCTGAGTCAGTGCCAGGATCGCTCGATAGCAGATATCCATGGGCGTTAGTGTGCGAATGCCACAGGAAGGATTCCTGAAAGATGCGAGTTATCAGCGTGTTGACTGCTGAAGTACATAATTACATCGCCCAACTGCGTCCTAGCAAATACAAGAGAGATCCGTCGATCAAGGTCCAAGGCAAGACCTACGAAGCTGGCAGAAAGCGTCATGGCGGCCCAGAGCAGCGGACACGCATAGTTTAGATCGAGAGCACGAAGCACCGTCTAATTAATTAACATACAAAGTATCCAGCATCATGCCAGACCCAAGACCGAAACGCATCTCACCATCTCCAAGCTTTGCGGTATGAATTACGCATTAGCAATAATCAACTGACTATGTATAACGCATATACAAGAAGCTGAACGAGAAGAAAGGCGTCAGAATTAGCCCAGCGAAACAGCTGTATGAGAGCACGCCCGTGGACGACCCAGTAAAAGCAACCCTCTGAACTCCTCCCTCGTGACAATAATCTTTCTTCCATATGGGAACATGATGCAAATACCCCGCCGCCCCTATCCACTTCCCATACTTACCTATCCAtacaccccccccccccacctcTTCCCAATAACCATTACATCCACTCTTTTGCCCTACTTCTTCTTGATATGCTTGACCGGATGTAGAATCATATTTGGCAGCCACAGCTTTCCGTCCCACTCCTTGATGATCCAAGGTCTAGGCTCCTTATCGCTCAGCTTCCGCCCATACCACTCATTGAACACGTGCTTCGCCCAGTTTGACTCCCACCAGAACGACAACCCGAACCCTCTCGGGTGGTCATTGTTATCGGGCCCCAGGCCGGTAGAGCTCGCGAGGGGACCGCCGCGCCACCACCCGCGCCTGTTCTCcacgtcgtcgttgtcgcgGTGGAAGACGGGGTGCTGCGGGAAGCTCAGCTTCAGGCCGTGCCACAAGGCAAACGACGGGAGCGTCGCCTCGGACGGGATTCGGATGCCGAGATCGAGCTGGGCCTGGTGAATGGCGAGCAGCAGGGCACGGGAGCCGCGCTGGATGGCGGGCGGGCAGTAGAAGCGCGGGGTGCGCACGCCGGTCCGCAGGCCGTAGATCCAGTCCCTAAAGATCCAGGTGTTGGGCGTGTTGGCGTTCTGGCAGAAAGCGGTCAGGAGCGCGTCCGCGTCCTCGCCCACACCCCACTCGAAGTTATCGTCGCGCGGGTCTGCCACCG encodes:
- a CDS encoding aldose epimerase-like protein (Aldose epimerase-like protein) is translated as MAAEASVIGRERHVPPPGEDGRYTISAEGIKAQFIPYGATLTNLFVKDKNGEDIDVVLGYDDVNYYPEDPGHPVYNAIPGRYANRIGNGKYTLDGKTYFTEKNDGNNTLHSGTNNWSYRVWDVTDLKEDSITFSILDKANSSQGFPGDVKASVTYSVKGSTWNIKMKAEALNHKTPLLLTQHTYFNLDAYHNPDTAKIWDHGLYLPYSKRYLEGDQGALPTGKILTAEPGSINDFASSADLTVGHARDQPGFEGNCGADGACEGYNGYFLIEDKPSADAVVLRLSSAFSGVTADLRTDQPGVVLYSCNWMDGSADLKSTQGIKGVNEKVIRSSCIAIEAQDYPDGINHPEWGRTEAQIWGPGETYTWESSWTFGLLEA
- a CDS encoding C-5 sterol desaturase-like protein (orthologue of Aspergillus fumigatus Erg3C) translates to MDAALEFLDPLVFDQMYAYLVPARTSSVNNGSAHGALDYSGFASGLSDASASHGSAWARDNIVRQCISILIITQIGATALYWIFSALSYYLVFDRRLEYHPRFLKNQIRQEIISSMSAVPFINILTLPWFLGEVRGYSLLYDKVSDYGWSWMFISTVLFMIWNDFTIYWIHRLEHHPRVYKYIHKPHHKWIIPTPWAALAFHPLDGYVQSLPYHVFVFICPVQKYLYMVLFGLVQIWTILIHDGDMISGHWLEKYINSPAHHTLHHMYFTVNYGQYFTWADSYFNSHRPPQPELDPLHEALRVMREKGLVDEKGEPIPKNGKGAKGAKGAKDE